The Cryptomeria japonica chromosome 6, Sugi_1.0, whole genome shotgun sequence genomic interval TTCAGCTTTTCGAGGGTTTGACTGCATCTGTCTTCATTGGGCTTCAGCTTTTAACAGGTTTTTGTTACATACTGGCATTGATTTGTTCTGTTTAGAGGGCTCTGTGTATGGGGTTGTGTTCTGTTTTTTTTTGTTGGTCTGTTCGTTGAGGTTCGGGTAGGCCATTTGTGTTTGCATAGCGAATTTTATATTAGGATTTGCATTTGGGTTTCTTTAGTCTCCTGTTTCATTGCGTTTTTCGGAGGCTTGATTAAGAAGTGACCATTCTGTACGAGTATATGCTGTGTTTCCTTGGTGTTTTTGAGGGTTAGAGTGGAGGTATTCTTTTTTGGTGGgcattttctatattgcttttgagGGTCAGAGTGGATGCATGAACTTAAAACTCGTTTTTTTTTGGTGGGTTTTTCTCTTTTGACGAGATTTTGTGGTCTGACTGTGTATGGGGATTTCTGGCTTGAACTGGGATTATTTTTGTTAGGTTTTTAGGGCACAGAGGTTTCTTGGCTGCATTTTTTCGCATGTGATTGATAGAAGATTGCATTTGTTCTTCTAATTGTTAAGAGTTTGCTAATGTCTTCGTCCGGACATCTTTACTTTTataaaaaagagtgatatgcacaGTGCAATTATATTCTAAAATTATCTTACGGGTATGATTTTGTGTATAGATTGATTAGCTGGTTATATATAGGGTGTTTGAGTCAGGGATTTGACTGTGGATTGCGCTTTAGGTGAACACGATTTCCCCGCATTGTTGTTTTTTGTGATAAGATTTTGTGTTTGTGGAGTCGATTTAtctatttctttttagttttcGTAGAGAAAAATTGCTTTTTTGGTGTTATAAATAAGATCTGTAGTCTTCTTTGCCTATGTATTTGTATTCTGTGGAGGAACATATGAAAAACGTAAGTCTGTCTGATTTTGCAAAGTCATCTTTTAAGAACGTTGCTTTTGAGGTTTAGATTAAGTGTAGTACCCAATGAAGTTTGTTTATGGGTCTTCAATGTTTTGGCTGTGGTTTGGGCCAACGGGTGAATGGAATATCATGGTACTGGCCTTAATTTGATATAGTCTGAGGTCTCCAAAGTGGATaatttttttagaatagttgaaaTAGATCTACATGTAATCACACGAACATTATACAGACTCTTCACCTTAAAAAGGTGGAAAGAATGGACTGAATTGGATCATATTAATGTATAAAAGTTTGAAAAAATATCTTTTCAACTTGGAGGTATCCTTTGCTTATTTTGATATGTTAATGGATCGAAGTCTTTGCCTATTGTATGTTAATGGCACTGAAGACAATTTAATTTTCAGTAATAGCTCATAAGAACATTATTCTGTTTTGTAATTCACTTCTGTTTTTGTTTGCAGATTTTGGAATCAGGAGTTGGTAAATTGAAGTTTGGCATTCTCCCTAGTAAGCTGACATGGCAAACGCTTACTCTTTCTGGCAGTTTGGGGAGGAGCTTCGAGGCCATGTCAGGGCCACAGATGACCACAAATGGAACCTGGCTGCCTCAAAGTTGGCGCTAGCAGAGCAGATGAGAACAAAAGGGGACCGTATGAACAGGATAGAAACTACAGGGTCTCCTGCAGAGCCCAAGCAGAAGGGGAAATCTAAGGGAAAACAAGAAGGGAACAAGGTTGACACCCTTAATTTTAAACAGATGAACCTTGATTGGAAACAGGGTGATATGGGAGTTGGAGTCAAGGGAGGATTAAATGGAATTTATAATACCAATTCTCTGATTCatcacaacaataacaataacagcaataacaacaacaacaacaataatcaccacagcaacaacaacaacaataacaacaataacagcGGAAGCAACAACAACAGTGCACTTGACAAGCGCTTCAAGACATTGCCATCAACAGAAATGTTGCCAAGGAATGAGATTCTTGGGGGTTACATTTTTGTGTGCAACAATGATACCATGCAAGAGGATCTCAAGCGTCAACTCTTTGGTAAACACATCACCACTCTTCTTATTCAGTAGCTTGTACATCCATGCTCCCCAAAGTAGGTTGCACTagtgttttttttgtttgtttgtattgctttCGATCATGGTACTGGAATACTTCCATAGTGTTTGTTAgtattttttaaaaatgaaatttaCAAGTTCAGTTTCTCTATTGTCAAGACTTAAGCCTACAAGATAGATCCCTACATCATTTCTATAGCTTGATGTATTTATGCCATGCAAAGCGTACATGCTGCATACAAGCGCCGCACTACTGAAAGTGGGGGTATGTTGGTTTGCGAACTTAGATTTGTCTTTGGTTAAGGCTGTGCAGTAAGAAGATTTATGTATTCTTCAGAAATGACTCCAGAATAGGGATATCTGCTTCTGGTGCCCTGATGGGTTTGAGTTTACACTTTACCGTAGTTCCATTTGCTTCCGTTATGGTTTAATTAGCGATATTGATACACACTTACTCAAATAGGGTTCTGAACTGTTACATATGGCACCAGTGATATTTGTTCTTAATTGGTGTTATAAGATTGTCTAAGATGCATGAATATTGTTTATTTGCAGGTTTGCCTCAAAGATATCGGGATTCTGTTAGGGCAATAACACCAGGGCTGCCTCTATTTTTGTATAACTATACAACCCATCAACTCCATGGAATCTTTGAGGTTAGACTGGCACACTGTGGGCATGATTTGAAGAGTTTGTGTTCATTCTGGTTACGGGTATTGTTTTAGCTTTATCATCTCACTGTGTGGCCTCTTACTTTGTGTCGATGGTTTTGTTTAGGCTGCTAGCTTTGGGGGATCTAATATCGATCCAACAGCGTGGGAAGACAAAAAATGTAAGGGCGAGTCTCGATTTCCTGCACAGGTATCAATACCTCTTAACTTGGCTAATGAAAGGTTGGAGTTTTTTGCAGTAGTTTTAGAGAGGCTTTTCAAAAACCTGGATgatgtataattaattaattaaattatagtgATCTCGTATCTGACCGGTAAGAAAGGAATCATTAGGCAGATTAGATTGAATTTTATCCAAGTACTCAGGAATGTGTCTGACTATTGAATGTGCATTCTCTGCAAAGCAAATTGGTTTTCCAAGTCATGTCATTGTGCTTGCAACATGTTTTGTAATACAAAGTGGGATTAATGATGTCTACTTCTCAGTATTTGAAAGCTAATGAAAAGAATCATAATGTTGAATTTACTAAATGAAATGTTTCTTAGGTTCGTATTCGGGTGAGAAAGCTTTGCAAACCGCTGGAGGAGGATTCTTTTAGGCCTGTGTTACAT includes:
- the LOC131072226 gene encoding B2 protein, translating into MANAYSFWQFGEELRGHVRATDDHKWNLAASKLALAEQMRTKGDRMNRIETTGSPAEPKQKGKSKGKQEGNKVDTLNFKQMNLDWKQGDMGVGVKGGLNGIYNTNSLIHHNNNNNSNNNNNNNNHHSNNNNNNNNNSGSNNNSALDKRFKTLPSTEMLPRNEILGGYIFVCNNDTMQEDLKRQLFGLPQRYRDSVRAITPGLPLFLYNYTTHQLHGIFEAASFGGSNIDPTAWEDKKCKGESRFPAQVRIRVRKLCKPLEEDSFRPVLHHYDGPKFRLQLSVPETLDLMDLCNQNSI